One Sphingomonas sp. BT-65 genomic window carries:
- a CDS encoding DUF934 domain-containing protein translates to MGDTSDLPANAGGLRFRDDEAHDEPAVTLDSFLGQSNATAVRIESGEDARALLPHLDRLSLVEVSFPKFRDGRGYSSARILREAGYIGELRAQGDVLVDQIPFMRRCGFDSFAPEAPVDEAVLAASLARYDHVYQIAADGHVPVWKRRHG, encoded by the coding sequence ATGGGTGACACCAGCGATTTGCCGGCGAACGCCGGCGGGCTCCGCTTCCGCGACGACGAGGCGCATGACGAGCCCGCCGTCACGCTCGATTCGTTCCTCGGCCAGTCCAACGCCACCGCCGTCCGCATCGAGAGCGGCGAGGACGCCCGCGCGCTCCTCCCCCATCTCGATCGCCTCTCGCTGGTCGAAGTGAGCTTCCCCAAGTTCCGCGACGGCCGCGGCTACAGCTCCGCGCGCATCCTGCGCGAGGCAGGCTACATCGGCGAACTGCGCGCGCAGGGCGACGTGCTGGTCGACCAGATCCCGTTCATGCGCCGCTGCGGCTTCGACAGCTTCGCCCCCGAAGCGCCGGTGGACGAGGCGGTGCTCGCCGCGAGCCTCGCGCGCTACGACCATGTCTATCAGATCGCCGCGGACGGCCATGTCCCGGTGTGGAAACGGCGGCATGGCTAG
- a CDS encoding replicative DNA helicase: MATLAQLPPASTDAAPRLPQNVEAEAALLGAMMIDNRLADDIVEVIQDQHFFEPVHGRIFKAIKTLRKNDMLATPVTLKPLFEKDEGMAQLGGPAYLAQLTGSGAGLIGARQFARQIYDLALLRELIVVGRDMVEKALDTSEDVNPREQIDKAEEALFKVAADGGTANTVKSFNEATKIALENAKRAQSAGGGVAGVTTGFNSINGRVGGLHHSDLIILAGRPGMGKTSLATNIAYNAARRLMDDIRLGISPKESIGAKVAFFSLEMSADQLALRILSEQSKIASEALRMGNISKAEFGALAAAAADLEQLPLYIDDTAGLSISALHSRVRRLQSKHDGELGLVIVDYLQLLQGSGNNRDGNRVQEISEISRGLKTLAKDINVPVIALSQLSRAVESREDKRPMLSDLRESGSIEQDADMVWFVFREDYYVAAREPKRPREGDDPKTFEDHAKWALEMERVFGLAELIIAKQRHGATGKVTLKFEPNITRFSDYAGDVSGPYGD, translated from the coding sequence ATGGCCACGCTTGCACAGCTTCCCCCCGCTTCGACGGATGCCGCCCCGCGGCTGCCCCAGAATGTCGAGGCCGAGGCGGCGCTGCTCGGCGCGATGATGATCGACAACCGCCTCGCCGACGACATCGTCGAGGTGATCCAGGACCAGCATTTCTTCGAGCCAGTGCACGGGCGAATCTTCAAGGCGATCAAGACGCTACGCAAGAACGACATGCTGGCGACACCGGTGACGTTGAAGCCCCTGTTCGAAAAGGACGAGGGCATGGCGCAGCTGGGCGGGCCGGCGTATCTCGCGCAGCTCACCGGATCGGGCGCCGGGCTGATCGGCGCGCGGCAGTTCGCGCGGCAAATCTATGACCTCGCGCTGCTGCGCGAACTGATCGTGGTTGGCCGCGACATGGTCGAGAAGGCGCTCGACACCAGCGAGGACGTCAATCCGCGCGAGCAGATCGACAAGGCCGAAGAGGCGCTGTTCAAGGTCGCGGCCGACGGCGGCACCGCCAACACGGTCAAGTCGTTCAACGAGGCGACCAAGATCGCGCTCGAGAACGCCAAGCGCGCGCAAAGCGCGGGCGGCGGCGTGGCGGGCGTGACCACCGGATTCAACTCGATCAACGGCCGCGTCGGCGGCCTGCATCATTCGGACTTGATCATCCTTGCCGGCCGTCCGGGCATGGGCAAGACCTCGCTCGCCACCAACATCGCCTATAACGCCGCGCGGCGGCTGATGGACGATATCCGGCTGGGCATCAGCCCGAAGGAGTCGATCGGGGCGAAGGTCGCCTTCTTCAGCCTCGAAATGTCGGCCGACCAGCTCGCGCTGCGCATCCTGTCGGAACAGTCGAAGATCGCCTCCGAAGCGCTGCGCATGGGCAATATCAGCAAGGCGGAGTTCGGTGCGCTCGCCGCCGCCGCCGCCGATCTGGAGCAACTGCCGCTCTATATCGACGATACCGCGGGCCTCTCGATCAGCGCGCTGCACAGTCGCGTCCGCCGCCTCCAGTCCAAGCATGACGGTGAGTTGGGGCTGGTGATCGTCGACTATCTCCAGCTGCTCCAGGGCAGCGGCAACAATCGCGACGGCAACCGCGTGCAGGAAATTTCCGAGATCAGCCGTGGATTGAAGACGCTGGCCAAGGACATCAACGTCCCGGTGATCGCGCTGTCGCAGCTGAGCCGCGCGGTCGAGAGCCGCGAGGACAAGCGCCCGATGCTGTCGGACCTGCGCGAATCGGGCTCGATCGAGCAGGACGCCGACATGGTGTGGTTCGTGTTCCGCGAGGACTATTATGTCGCGGCGCGCGAACCCAAACGGCCGCGCGAGGGCGACGATCCCAAGACGTTCGAGGATCACGCGAAATGGGCGCTCGAGATGGAGCGCGTGTTCGGCCTCGCCGAGCTGATCATCGCCAAGCAGCGCCACGGCGCGACCGGCAAGGTGACGCTCAAGTTCGAGCCCAACATCACGCGGTTCAGCGACTATGCCGGCGACGTGAGCGGGCCGTACGGGGACTGA
- a CDS encoding phosphoadenylyl-sulfate reductase: MASVARPIDRIDTAPAFTERDALRLNNLFRGASTQEMLRTMLAEQMAGEVAIVSSFGAESAVLLHLVASIDSSVPVIFLDTGKHFPETLAYRDQLAAKLGLTNLRIVTPDAETIARKDETGLRWSYDPDGCCEIRKVIPLEKAMAGFDASITGRKAFQASTRNALPRFEVDAAGKLKINPLADWTKADLDAYFEAHDLPRHPLEAEGYLSIGCAPCTHKVKPGEDPRSGRWAGWDKTECGIHTPVADGDPDLPVF; encoded by the coding sequence ATGGCTAGCGTGGCGCGCCCGATCGACCGCATCGATACGGCTCCGGCCTTCACGGAGCGCGACGCGCTGCGCCTCAACAACCTGTTCCGCGGCGCGTCGACGCAGGAGATGCTGCGCACCATGCTCGCCGAGCAGATGGCGGGCGAGGTCGCGATCGTCTCCTCCTTCGGCGCGGAATCGGCGGTGCTGCTGCATCTCGTCGCCTCGATCGACTCGTCGGTGCCGGTGATCTTCCTCGACACCGGCAAGCATTTTCCCGAGACGCTCGCCTATCGCGACCAGCTCGCGGCCAAGCTCGGCCTCACCAACCTGCGCATCGTCACCCCCGACGCCGAGACGATCGCCAGGAAGGACGAGACCGGCCTGCGCTGGTCCTACGATCCCGACGGCTGCTGCGAGATCCGCAAGGTGATCCCGCTCGAAAAGGCGATGGCCGGGTTCGACGCCAGCATCACCGGGCGCAAGGCGTTCCAGGCCTCGACCCGCAACGCCCTCCCCCGCTTCGAGGTGGACGCCGCCGGCAAGCTCAAGATCAACCCGCTCGCCGACTGGACCAAGGCCGATCTCGACGCCTATTTCGAGGCGCACGACCTGCCGCGCCACCCGCTCGAGGCCGAGGGCTATCTCTCGATCGGCTGCGCACCTTGCACCCACAAGGTGAAGCCCGGCGAGGATCCGCGCTCGGGCCGCTGGGCCGGCTGGGACAAGACCGAATGCGGCATCCACACCCCGGTCGCGGACGGCGATCCCGATCTGCCGGTGTTCTGA
- a CDS encoding L,D-transpeptidase family protein — MLAVTLCAAAASPLPALAQQDRPAAAAARMGPVAAAIREHADGKLRKFYAARGFRPLWARSGKIGAEAEVLIGYLRSAELDGLDPSDYEVGKLRDALAAARAGSPDDVARAELALSEAFASYVRDQRRPGEAEMTFADKKLRPRKLSEDAVLRAAAFPKDFARYVRDMGWMSEHYVRLRELAGRARASGASRDTLDRLARNLDRARLLPGPAVRHIVVDASSGRLWYYQAGKQVGTMRVVVGAAETQTPMLAGMLQWAILNPYWNVPDYLVRDDVAPKVLAGRSLAAQKMEALDGWGAGAQRIAPASIDWTAVAAGRSIPRVRELPWAGNSMGKAKFLFPNKLGIYLHDTPKRDLLRKDDRHFSNGCIRLEDAATLGRWLLQKPLRAPSKAPEQAVPLPVQVPVYLTYLTPVATKAGVSFRKDVYGRDG; from the coding sequence TTGCTCGCCGTCACGCTCTGCGCCGCCGCGGCGAGCCCGCTCCCGGCGCTCGCCCAGCAGGATCGTCCCGCCGCCGCTGCCGCCCGGATGGGGCCGGTCGCCGCGGCGATCCGCGAACATGCCGACGGGAAGCTCCGCAAATTCTACGCCGCGCGCGGCTTCCGCCCGCTCTGGGCCCGTTCCGGCAAGATCGGGGCAGAGGCGGAGGTGCTCATCGGCTATCTGCGCTCGGCCGAGCTCGATGGGCTCGACCCCTCCGACTATGAGGTCGGCAAGCTGCGCGACGCGCTCGCCGCGGCCAGGGCCGGGTCGCCCGACGATGTCGCACGCGCCGAACTCGCACTGTCCGAAGCGTTTGCCAGCTACGTCCGCGACCAGCGCCGCCCGGGCGAGGCGGAGATGACCTTCGCCGACAAGAAGCTCCGGCCGCGCAAGCTCTCGGAAGACGCGGTGCTGCGCGCCGCCGCCTTTCCCAAGGATTTCGCTCGCTATGTCCGCGACATGGGCTGGATGAGCGAGCATTATGTCCGCCTGCGCGAGCTCGCGGGCCGCGCCCGCGCGAGCGGCGCATCGCGCGACACGCTCGACCGGCTTGCGCGCAACCTCGATCGCGCGCGCCTGCTGCCCGGTCCGGCCGTGCGCCACATCGTCGTCGACGCCTCGTCGGGCCGGCTGTGGTATTATCAGGCGGGCAAGCAGGTCGGCACGATGCGCGTCGTGGTCGGCGCGGCCGAGACGCAGACGCCGATGCTCGCCGGCATGCTGCAATGGGCGATCCTCAACCCCTATTGGAACGTGCCCGACTATCTCGTCCGCGACGATGTCGCGCCCAAGGTGCTGGCCGGGCGCTCGCTCGCCGCGCAGAAGATGGAGGCGCTCGATGGCTGGGGCGCGGGCGCGCAACGCATCGCGCCCGCCAGCATCGACTGGACCGCCGTCGCGGCGGGCAGGAGCATCCCGCGTGTGCGTGAGCTGCCCTGGGCGGGCAATTCGATGGGCAAGGCCAAGTTCCTGTTCCCCAACAAGCTCGGCATCTACCTCCACGACACCCCCAAGCGCGACCTGCTGCGCAAGGACGACCGCCATTTCAGCAATGGCTGCATCCGGCTCGAGGACGCCGCGACACTGGGCCGCTGGCTCCTCCAGAAGCCGCTGCGCGCACCGTCAAAGGCGCCCGAGCAGGCGGTCCCGCTGCCGGTGCAGGTGCCCGTCTACCTCACCTATCTCACCCCGGTCGCCACCAAGGCGGGGGTGAGCTTCCGCAAGGACGTCTACGGCCGCGACGGCTAG